The nucleotide sequence CTGTTATCAGCTCTGAAGACAAAATTTGTTTATCAACCATCTAAGCAGTCTGCTTGAAGTTAATAGGGTTAGAGATACACCATGACCCAGATGGCTTTTGAAAGCATGTGCCCCTGCCAAATACAGGTCCCTGCTTATGTTAACTGTTAAATCCCATGGTCAGTATCATGCAGAGGGCAGATCAGTGAACTCCACTTCAAGCCTTAGAAAGTGTGAAACTTGAATTGTGAGAGGACAAGTGCACACATGTGTCAATGCCACCGGCCAGGCAAAGTGTTTGAAGTGATACAGGCTGCTGATGGGCCTGCAGAAGTAGCTGTATGTTGTTGGACACACACAGCAGTCTCAGCACGTGTGCTGAGCAGATATGGCAGCCTCAACGCCCAGCTCACAACAGGCAGAATTTAATCTCAAATATCCCGATAGAAGTTCGCATCTCAAAAGTTATTTGCTCTTTCATGGATTCCTACCATGATCCTCTTCTTTATGTTGCTATTTATTTACTAAACCCCAAACTTGTGTGTATTTGAAAGAAGTATTTGCTAATACACTGACTTCACAATGGATGGTCTGATTCAAAATAAGCTATCCCATAAAGTGCTCAAAGGAAAGCTGGTATcatggaaagaaaaggcagcagcaggctgttaCCATTTTTCATGTAAAGTAACAAAACACACATCCATAATAACTTCCCCATGTCCAAATAAATACTATGGTGATTATAGCTACATGAGGCATTTGCCAAGTCCACAATCAACTTCTTATGCTGGGTGTCATTTATTCTGTGTTATTTGAATGAGAAaatcaaacaaagaaaacccccaCCTTCTGAAAAGCTGTACCTTGGACTTATTTATTATTTTGACTTATTTAGATGTCACTGAAAAAGTAACATCTAAATAGGAAATGTCTTAAAATACTTTCTCCATTACAGTGAGTGGGAAACCAGTCCTTAAAAGTAAGTGGAGAAAACAGCTATTACTACTTTCCCTGTTTGCAAACAACACACATACTTTTAATAACAAGAAAGGACGAAAAAGGCTGGAAATGAACGATTTCCACCTGGCACTGCTTTTGATTCACTGCTGAATGCTGTTAGGATGCGGGAAAACAAGCATCAGCCATGCtgaaaagtaaataaaaccCCTCAATGACAGAGGGAGACTTTAATGAACTGAAGCAACCAGCTCTCTGGGAAATCCATGTGTACAAGGTACTCAAGTTCCTGGAGGCAGGAGATAAAGCCAGGAGAGGACTTACAGTGGCACAGCCATATGTTGTCAGTGCATTCCATTTCCTAAGATATTTTGCTTTTAATAGCAGCTGAGTTCCTTGTGTAACAGCTTTCATTGACTGTTGAGCCACTTAAATACAGACATCAATTATTAGCAGCATAAAAGTCACAAATTATTGATCCAGAAAATCAGTTTAGTCTTCCTTGGCTTTTGCATGAAATCAGTTATGCACACGTGGAGCACATATTATGCACTGGCAAACAGACTCAAACGCTGCGGTAACACTGCAGGTGTGTTTCCTTGGTTAATAGCCCAAAGCGCAACCTTCGTGAATGCTACAAATACAGGCAAAACAGAGCATCTCAAGCTCCTGTACTGCCACCTCGTGGCTGACGCAGGTATAACCTCACCGTGTCGTGGAGCGGAGAGGTGAGGCATCCTTCGCGCTGTGTAGCAACCCAAGAGATGCTtgcaaaaataaaatgttaaatTTAGTTACATTTAATAATTATACTTTTCAATGGAATTAGTTTCTTTTCTGCAAGAAGAATGTGATTCAAACGCTAGGAGAAAACTTGCGCAAGAAGTGAAAACTTTAAGTAACCAACCCAGTTGTGATGTCAGTTGGGCAGTCCTCAGCCCAGCACTCTTGCTGGTGGGACACAAAAGACAGTGTTGCCACTACTAAGTAACTTCAGAATTAATCCAACTAATTAATTCTGGGGAATTATTTTAATAGTTTCCAAGGTCCTTGAGTGACTTGAAATTCAATTGATACAGAGACAATTGTGGTTTACAGGAAATGGTACCTTCTTTTGAGAATTGGATCCCACGATACTGTAGTGGTTGAATTTGATTATGTCCACATGTACTTGAGAATAAGAAAAGGACGCAgcacagaaggagaaaatgtAGGTGAGGATATGTCTACCACTGGGCCTGGCATTACTTGCTGATCAGAAAACCATGTGCATGCCTGCCATTTTCCAGAGACCCCTTTCATACAAGCCTTTTACATTTACCTCAATTTCATGTAGCAGATCCCTGAACTCTCCAAATAGTTTCCATTAAACCATCAAGATGCTTATACATCTGGCAAGCAGAGGGAGTTTCAGCTTTCATATATGTTTTTATATTCTCAAAACAGAATGCTTTCCACCCTTCTTTCAGCGTTAGCAccatctattctattctatccagaATCCAAAATGAGTGAGGTTCAAGAACTCAGAACAAATCAACTGGAAAAATAACATTATTGTTCTTCTTATTAGCTCCTGTTAGTTCCTGTTCTAATCTGTGTTATTTATCCAAGTATACTGTCATGCAAATAATTATCCTTTCATGGCTATGCTATTTATCACATGGACGGCTAAGCCTTTGCTACCAGTTGTCAGgtttgggggcgggggggtggtgtggtgtgtgtgcaaATGCTTGCAAAACTCCTGCAAGAATAATTTGCTCACAAGACTAGGATGCATTGCTCCATGATTTATAGAAAAATGATCACACACAAAGCTTGATGATTTATAGTAAACAGTCTAAGCACCGTGGTCTTCCCTATCACGCCTCTCTGTGACCCCCACCGCGGCAGGAACCAGAGGCGGCGCTCGGAGCTCCGCCCCGGCAGCGCAGTCCAGCCcggccctgctgccaccaccccGCCCCAATCCCAGAAGCCCCCGGGCAAGATGGCGGCGCCCATGCTGCAGCGGAGGTGCGGTCGGGCAgcggggctgtggggtggcCTGTGCGGTGCCCCCCCGCCGCTCCCGCTCCGGCGGCGAGTCCACGAACAGGCGCGGCGGGCCCGGGGCGCCGGTGGCCTACTGGCGGCACAGTGTGAGCGCGGCCTCTTCCAGGAGGTGTTCCCGGCGCAGACCGCAGAGGAACAGTTGCCGGAGCTGCTGGAGCCGGGCCGTCCGCCCCTCACCGCCTACTGCGGTTTCGACCCCACGGCCGACTCGCTGCACGTCGGGCACCTCTTGGCCGTCATGGGACTCCTCCACTTCCAGCGCGCCGGCCACAATGTCATCGCAGTGGTGGGCGGGGCCACGGCGCGCCTCGGGGACCCCAGCGGGCGGGAGCGCGCGCGGGAGCCGCTGTCGGCGGAGCGGGTGCGGGCGCACGCGCGGGGTCTGCGGGCCGGCCTGGAGCGCCTGTTCGAGAACCACCGGGAGCTGTTCTGGCCGGCAGGCGCCGGGCGGCTGGGGGAGGCCGCGCTGCTGGACAACGGCAGCTGGCTGGGCCGGCAGCCGCTGCTCGACTTCCTCAGCGGGGCTGGCGGGCGGCTTCGAATGGGCACGCTGCTCAgccggcagagctgccaggcgcGGCTGCGGAGCCCCGAGGGCATGAGCCTGGCCGAGTTCCTCTATCCGGCGCTGCAGGCTTACGACTtcctccacctgcagcagcaccacggTTGCCGCATCCAGCTGGGAGGCGCCGACCAGATGGGCAACATCATGTCCGGCTACGAGCTCGTTACTAAGTACGCCGGGGCCAGGTGGGGCGGGCTCTGACCCAGGGGGTGTGTCCCGCAGGCTGTGCGCAGCGTCAGGGTCTGAATGCGGGCAGCTTCATCCTGACAGTCCCAAAAGCACCAGGAGTAAAAGTCGCCTGTCGGGCACTTGCCCTTACACATAACAGATTTGAGAATGGCCAGCTGCGTGCCTGGCGCGTACATACGTTTTGGCCATGGATTTGTACCTTTTCCATGAACAATGCCTTTTTAACAAAAATTCTTGTTCAGTGAACGTGTTTGCCCAAGAGCTGCAATCAGATATTCTGAAACGTGGGACAAACTTGAGACCAGTCTGTTGGCAAATGCATTCTAGTGTAATCACGCTGAAGTAGAGGCAGTTGTGGTATAGTAGTAAACATTGCCTTTCTTGGAGATGAAACATGGTGGTGATGAGCTTTTGCCTCTCCACCAGCTTTCAGTCTTAACAAAATTTGCACATTCAGTACCATTGAGTATACATCGGTGCTTCTACTTGAGTGAGTGCTTGACTGTTACAAGACATTAGAGATTCAAGACATTAGAAAAGCCTTCCAAGTGTCCCAGCTGCACAAGCAGCTTAATGCTCAGAGCAGAAGGCAAAAGGTACAGCTCACTTGAATTTGGTAGTGCTGTTGCTCATGACActacttactttttttttttggtgtacacacacaaaaatgtttGAGTtcaaggtttgtttttttttccctaaagcaCTCTTTACAAAACAGTGCTCTGGCATCTTTTGCCCCTCACCACCCATTATGTTGAAGTGCTTTATATCAAAGATCAAATGTCACACATTGCTTATATTTTAGTCAACTTTACCAGAACCTGGTACTTTCACAacctgtttatttatttaacatgGTGACTTCTCTTGCTCAGGATGACAGGAACAGATGTTTTTGGAATTACTGTCCCGCTTATTACCAATACTACTGGAGATAAGTTGGGAAAGACTGCTGGCAATGCAGTTTGGCTAAACAGAGATAAGACTTCTCCATTTGAACTGTATCAGTTTTTTGTCAGACAACAAGATAACATCGTTGAAAAGTAAGtagtttttcttttgctttttctcattGTTTATAAAACCTGATCCTAACTGTTCTCTGTAACTGTTTCATTTGGACGTGTGCAACACAGGCTCTATAGAGAAGCATATGATAATTGTAACTAAGTTCATTAAATAAAACAGGCATGACTGGTTCCTAAGTATACAGGATAGTGGAACGTGTTTCCATATGCTAGCAGATGCATCATAAGATTAGAATGTGGATGAGCAGACAGGTAAAGcataatgcctttttttttctattggTGGGGTGACTTCATCTTTGGAGGAGTGTTAGTTTCAGCTCACCTCTGGACAAACATACCGTCTATTTCTACTCATGCAGTGTATCTCACACAATTAAGCATTAGTAAAAATGTTTGTGTGAGGGGAGGAGTGCTTGTTATGTAAATGACCAATGCTACTAACATGGTGAAGCCTTTAGGCTGTTTGCTCTTTGCATGTACCTCACATGGAAATATTGGTGGATCCTTCTGACAACTAGATAAGAATGATACGCATCATTCTGATTCTACTCAATGTTTGAGAGCTTCATTGAAGTTACATGTTCATGCATATAATACAAGCTTCATAAAAGTGTCTGAGAGTTTTCTTATATCTGAAGGCATTTCCCTAGGCAAAATACTAAATAAAATGTGTTGCCCTGGTAAGCTGAAGCATGTGGACTAAAACAGAGTTGTTTGAAAGGGCAGAGTGTGATGTGGAGTTCTTACGTTGAATCATTTTGGTGTAGTTAATGAAGCTTCAATCACCAAGACAGGAAATCTGTAGTGATGCCTGTACAGGTAAAATATCTTTTTCCCCTGCTCATAGATACCTGAAACTCTTCACCTTCCTTCCTCTTGAGGAGATTGACCACATTATGGAAATGCATGC is from Dryobates pubescens isolate bDryPub1 chromosome 15, bDryPub1.pri, whole genome shotgun sequence and encodes:
- the YARS2 gene encoding tyrosine--tRNA ligase, mitochondrial — its product is MHTWSTYYALANRLKRCGNTAGVFPWLIAQSATFVNATNTGKTEHLKLLYCHLVADAGITSPCRGAERKWYLLLRIGSHDTVVVEFDYVHMYLRIRKGRSTEGENVVNSLSTVVFPITPLCDPHRGRNQRRRSELRPGSAVQPGPAATTPPQSQKPPGKMAAPMLQRRCGRAAGLWGGLCGAPPPLPLRRRVHEQARRARGAGGLLAAQCERGLFQEVFPAQTAEEQLPELLEPGRPPLTAYCGFDPTADSLHVGHLLAVMGLLHFQRAGHNVIAVVGGATARLGDPSGRERAREPLSAERVRAHARGLRAGLERLFENHRELFWPAGAGRLGEAALLDNGSWLGRQPLLDFLSGAGGRLRMGTLLSRQSCQARLRSPEGMSLAEFLYPALQAYDFLHLQQHHGCRIQLGGADQMGNIMSGYELVTKMTGTDVFGITVPLITNTTGDKLGKTAGNAVWLNRDKTSPFELYQFFVRQQDNIVEKYLKLFTFLPLEEIDHIMEMHAKEPEKWAPQKRLAAEVTKLVHGREGLESAKRCTKALYYSSVEALEAMSDQELQELFKQAPSAELLLEPGMSVLDLCRKANAILDGPSGYQKITNGGVSINGMRVTDPEAVLVLGQHILKNGVSLLRVGKKNYYIIKWLQL